Proteins encoded together in one Ogataea parapolymorpha DL-1 chromosome III, whole genome shotgun sequence window:
- a CDS encoding Origin recognition complex subunit 5 translates to MDPTASPVHCRFRSDQLDLLAAYANPEYGSMAPSMLVEGPSSSGKTYTLRKYFEHLQRNGQILFSEIQCEYCLTRKTILHTILRNLINLLDINVQQSAEMIGKCDGLGTFVEVLKQIEHIYITMSEGIRHPPVVFVLDRVERLLPNENPSELCTALSRAHEQSPALNLFTFVYVVNRSDSLNIQTLALPTIAFTCYSINQIKDILLDRIADSSPSFLPPLQFKSFARQFLDIILDTYTSYFGMDIGIMVPVLAKLWPIFINPVNELGRIENGTNDVLTTFQRNKSLLQSEQGLLDDLASADIPSSDLPKKTKYILIAAYLASYDDPKYDLILFSKQREARSNRKVRHSKKKSTKSSDQLSSRMLSPQAFTLERLLAILHAIYDENCEEPLLNDVELLSELATLSTLKSIMKLKLGDTIGGGTKWKCNVNWSVIKKFSDEVGFEIENFLID, encoded by the coding sequence ATGGATCCAACAGCTTCGCCGGTCCACTGCCGCTTCCGATCtgaccagctggatcttCTTGCAGCATACGCAAACCCGGAATATGGTTCCATGGCACCGTCGATGCTAGTCGAGGGCCCTTCTTCCTCAGGCAAGACGTACACTCTGCGCAAGTACTTTGAACATTTGCAGCGAAATGGGCAAATACTGTTTTCAGAAATCCAATGCGAATACTGTCTCACGCGCAAAACCATCTTGCACACAATTCTGCGCAATTTGATCAATTTACTCGATATCAATGTCCAGCAGTCCGCCGAAATGATCGGTAAATGCGATGGACTTGGAACTTTTGTGGAGGTGCTGAAACAGATTGAACACATATACATCACTATGTCCGAGGGCATACGACATCCCCCCGTGGTTTTTGTGCTTGATCGCGTGGAAAGATTGCTTCCAAATGAAAACCCGTCAGAGCTCTGTACAGCGCTGTCGAGAGCCCATGAACAGAGTCCAGCTCTAAACTTATTCACGTTTGTCTACGTGGTGAACCGCAGTGACTCGCTAAATATTCAAACTCTGGCACTGCCTACCATCGCTTTTACATGCTATTCCATTAACCAGATCAAGGACATCTTGCTTGACCGGATAGCCGATTCAAGCCCATCATTTCTTCCTCCCCTCCAGTTCAAATCTTTTGCTCGACAATTTCTTGACATCATATTAGACACATACACATCATATTTTGGTATGGATATTGGGATCATGGTTCCTGTGCTGGCAAAGCTGTGGCCGATTTTCATCAACCCGGTCAATGAGCTCGGGCGCATCGAGAACGGCACCAATGACGTGCTCACCACTTTTCAGCGGAATAAATCATTGCTGCAAAGCGAGCAGGGTCTCCTGGACGACCTGGCCAGTGCTGACATTCCGTCAAGCGACCTGcccaagaagaccaagtACATTTTGATTGCAGCATACCTTGCATCTTACGACGACCCCAAATACGATCTAATTTTGTTCTCGAAACAGAGAGAAGCGCGCTCGAACAGAAAAGTTCGTCATtccaagaagaaaagcaCTAAATCAAGCGACCAGTTGTCTTCTCGGATGCTCTCACCACAGGCTTTCACGCTCGAGCGGTTGTTGGCTATTTTGCATGCAATATATGACGAGAACTGCGAGGAGCCTCTATTAAACGACGTAGAGCTCTTATCGGAACTAGCCACGCTCTCGACGCTCAAATCTATCATGAAACTGAAACTAGGCGACACCATCGGAGGCGGCACCAAATGGAAATGCAACGTCAACTGGAGCGTTATCAAGAAGTTCTCGGACGAAGTGGGATTTGAAATAGAAAATTTCCTGATAGACTAG
- a CDS encoding ubiquitin-conjugating enzyme E2 M translates to MLKLKKLQKEQANKPVSQSVPVAYIRAKKDLQEYEEIPGISIKYDEANPMRIDLEVCPNEGLYQGGKFKFVCEVPEDYPNRAPEFKCLQKIYHPNIDLEGHVCLNILRNDWKPTLTLQLVFAGILHLFLQPNANDPLNKDAANDLSKYPAQFKRHVLNAMAGGYVGDEKFDKVVDYPDRRYL, encoded by the exons ATG CTCAAACTGAAAAAGCTACAGAAAGAGCAGGCCAACAAACCTGTCTCGCAGTCTGTTCCAGTGGCATATATCCGTGCTAAAAAAGATTTACAAGAGTACGAGGAGATACCTGGAATAAGCATCAAGTATGACGAAGCAAATCCAATGAGAATCGACCTGGAGGTCTGTCCCAACGAAGGACTCTACCAAGGCGGTAAATTCAAGTTTGTCTGCGAGGTGCCAGAAGACTATCCTAATCGAGCTCCAGAATTCAAATGCttgcaaaaaatataccaTCCCAACATCGATCTGGAGGGCCATGTTTGTCTCAACATTCTGCGGAACGACTGGAAACCAACACTGACTCTGCAGTTGGTGTTTGCTGGAATTCTGCATCTGTTCTTGCAGCCAAACGCCAACGATCCCCTGAACAAGGACGCCGCCAACGACTTGTCAAAATACCCTGCCCAGTTCAAGAGGCATGTTCTGAACGCTATGGCAGGAGGATATGTGGGCGACGAGAAATTCGATAAAGTGGTAGACTACCCAGACAGAAGATACTTGTGA
- a CDS encoding Nuclear migration protein NUM1 has protein sequence MSSKKNLSKGKSSASELKAQFKDLQQRLGKNSDSATIETDPATRGRKRDSLGLGAQSLSERRPLSGVDFLSDLSDGLLVESRRLNHENTQLKAQLSDLQDKYTQTSQQLLNLQVLNKKLSEKEEESSDRIWELETQLSDLRDNSVKLQQMYEKTSKDKSSRDVELENLRAQLELYQEKQTVLEKETTTKLSQLNATIKELKQRNSDLNDENDELHQKVHKLSVPKNKQLDIPPANDENAEFEKYDESLLIDPSLSPIREISPNTMLESDTASLQKAQKTIVKLKQDLAKLKAEKEELKRKQTKSPKKSARRQSVAESDEWDDFDKSIAANNTARDSEYSNLQMLEDELGSLSDEYDEMETSQIKYLEKYASKHGLKLVPESSDKTSDRSIIEASTGYDIVALPNDANVHSPIEQLKQRCHELDMVPLKTSEYEELVKRSNYDTIDTDKLDNVGLTVLPLLEFKALEGKANKFETVQAEIEQLQNQLENPGAEFINKKANEMGLTTLPAEDFEKLKAALNTKTIELNTVQEKLRQVEKKLETQATSLEQLQSGAKSHNMALLPAAEHRELLAKVKEQQQDIEAFKGALKAAEDKLASPDVSFIKEMAGKKNLVVLTFEENEAIKAVSTPVNSPVKRNIDSGSPTKRHATLATDGTVEIAASALRSLQQTVENPTLPYLSSKLSNLGYKALSINEYELLVAKSSSSGVNVSPRKQRALESAETVESLKRRCAERGLVVLSKSSYESILVSSKRSLTPVELLERVDKSGMVALKKKDYQELLKTFGSLGPQFEEPVKQMKKAGPQHIGASLNELKLLADQQAKISASYDSPPVSFLVQKARDAGYKVLSEKEYKERKVEPSAEECREIAEKHNFVLLDSEEHKELLSLKNSAAHPSKDFVSKLAAAAGLSVLETGEAKRLSNPSKSQVIQLAKQHSLVILDSQEHENMQQELKKSKDALSERSQQVAKLDSQVKQLQERINRPTVEFLQSAAARLNFVLVAKNENDKKENQLKVSSKLEQEVSKLKSQVATLSAKLKETETSDFARSQAAKYDLVVMPISEKKQKDDELSHCQKQLSDKSKVLQTIQKQVQELTKQLTDTRKELDLQKKTPPSLEVAQSVVTKSGLLCLSKAELDQLSQAKSRETVYVDAPSEPHDAKDRTMKEEELKEHASKLGFALVPVGQKRQPQRLDVHKLKELAKSHGLETIEASKLRKLQESSKIDLPTLHAAARSLGMTVVDPKAAPKRADLSQAAGKLGLKLMSSSEIEALRKRPITSKDLAAKAAELKLKLVPENEHGNLKKPVLDSDLKQICKSKGYMLIPESKFVATTVSRTVDESNIVVVPSTYYNKLIRSHAWYKNHKTEVDESEKPATTVLEEDEPSVLSAEAIRQRQPLSPGISMSHLARHATTSTVQTTGTFKFTNQEMIAAITQTIIGEYLYKYYRKLGPLSSLSEARHERYFWIHPYSLTLYWSAANPILGDPSENKIRALAISSVESVEDNNPLPPGLYHKSILVHSVDRTIKITCPTQKRHSIWFNSLRYLIDRSVDENINEDPENQYEISYALDDRVENERNGRGQPPSRSLTTKGLFGNIMPAKKD, from the exons ATGTCATCCAAGAAAAACTTGTCTAAAGGCAAGTCATCGGCCAGTGAACTGAAGGCCCAATTCAAGGACCTTCAGCAACGGCTGGGGAAAAACTCTGACTCTGCCACGATCGAGACGGATCCAGCTACGAGAGGGAGGAAA CGTGACAGTTTAGGTCTTGGGGCGCAATCACTTTCCGAACGGCGTCCACTATCGGGCGTTGATTTTCTGAGTGACCTGAGTGACGGCCTTTTAGTGGAATCGCGTCGTCTCAACCATGAAAACACACAATTAAAAGCACAATTATCTGATTTACAGGATAAATATACCCAAACTTCCCAGCAACTACTCAATTTACAAGTGTTGAACAAGAAACTGAGCgaaaaggaggaggagtcCAGTGACCGAATTTGGGAACTCGAAACACAACTTAGCGATCTGCGAGACAACTCAGTGAAGCTACAGCAGATGTACGAAAAAACGAGCAAGGACAAGTCTTCAAGAGATGtagagctggaaaacttAAGGGCGCAGCTTGAGCTTTATCAGGAAAAGCAAACGGTTCTGGAAAAGGAGACCACAACCAAGCTATCGCAGTTGAATGCCACGATTAAGGAGCTGAAACAACGCAATTCCGATCTGAACGATGAAAACGACGAACTGCACCAGAAAGTGCACAAGTTGTCGGTCCCAAAGAATAAACAATTAGATATACCTCCTGCTAATGACGAGAACGCTGAATTTGAGAAGTACGACGAATCGTTGTTGATCGACCCTTCGCTGTCTCCAATTCGTGAAATATCTCCAAACACGATGCTTGAATCTGACACGGCCAGTCTACAAAAAGCACAAAAGACGATCGTCAAGCTGAAACAGGACCTTGCCAAGCTGAAGGCGGAGAAGGAAGAGTTGAAGAGAAAGCAGACCAAATCACCGAAAAAATCGGCCAGACGTCAATCTGTCGCCGAAAGCGATGAGTGGGACGACTTCGACAAAAGCATTGCCGCGAATAACACAGCCAGGGACTCGGAATATTCAAATTTACAAATGCTTGAAGACGAGCTGGGAAGTCTTTCGGACGAATACGATGAGATGGAAACTTCGCAGATAAAATACCTCGAAAAATACGCTTCTAAGCATGGACTAAAGCTCGTGCCTGAATCTAGCGACAAGACATCTGACAGATCCATCATTGAGGCCTCTACAGGATACGACATTGTTGCTTTGCCTAATGACGCCAATGTGCACTCTCCAattgagcagctgaaaCAAAGGTGTCATGAGCTGGATATGGTGCCGCTGAAAACAAGCGAGTACGaagagctggtgaagaGATCCAATTACGACACTATCGACACAGATAAGTTGGACAACGTTGGTCTTACAGTTCTTCCTTTACTTGAGTTCAAAGCACTCGAAGGGAAGGCCAATAAGTTCGAGACTGTACAGGCTGAGATCGAACaacttcaaaatcagctgGAAAACCCAGGTGCAGAATTTATCAACAAAAAGGCCAATGAGATGGGGCTAACGACTCTTCCTGCTGAAGATTTCGAAAAGCTAAAGGCTGCATTGAACACCAAAACCATTGAGCTGAATACAGTGCAAGAAAAATTAAGACAGGTTGAAAAGAAATTGGAGACTCAAGCGACGTCACTGGAACAGTTGCAAAGTGGAGCAAAGAGCCACAATATGGCTCTTTTGCCGGCTGCAGAACACAGAGAGCTGCTTGCAAAGGTCAAGGAACAGCAACAAGATATCGAAGCATTCAAGGGAGCTCTCAAAGCTGCAGAGGACAAGCTTGCCTCTCCAGACGTTTCTTTTATCAAGGAGATGGCAGGAAAGAAAAATCTGGTCGTCTTGACGTTTGAGGAAAACGAAGCTATCAAAGCTGTGAGCACTCCTGTAAATAGCCCTGTGAAACGGAACATTGACTCTGGAAGTCCAACCAAACGCCATGCTACTCTGGCCACTGACGGAACTGTCGAGATTGCTGCTTCAGCTTTACGTTCTCTTCAACAAACCGTGGAAAATCCAACACTTCCATATCTTAGCAGCAAGCTTTCCAACTTGGGCTATAAGGCTCTATCCATTAATGAGTACGAATTGCTTGTGGCCAAATCCTCTTCCAGTGGAGTTAACGTTTCTCCACGTAAGCAAAGGGCCCTTGAGTCGGCGGAGACAGTCGAGTCTCTGAAAAGACGGTGTGCGGAACGAGGGTTGGTTGTTTTGTCCAAGTCGTCCTATGAAAGCATTCTTGTGTCCTCGAAAAGATCGCTTACCCCGgtggagctgcttgaaagAGTCGACAAGTCGGGCATGGTTGCcctcaagaagaaagactATCAAGAGCTCTTAAAAACTTTTGGTTCTCTTGGCCCTCAGTTTGAGGAGCCAGTGAAGCAAATGAAAAAGGCTGGCCCTCAGCACATTGGGGCTTCTCTCAATGAGCTTAAGCTGCTtgctgatcaacaagcaAAAATTTCTGCATCTTATGACTCGCCGCCTGTTTCGTTCTTGGTACAAAAAGCCAGGGATGCAGGCTACAAAGTATTGAGTGAGAAAGAGTACAAAGAGCGGAAAGTTGAACCATCTGCTGAAGAATGCCGTGAGATTGCTGAAAAGCATAACTTTGTGTTGCTTGATTCAGAGGAGCATAAGGAGCTtttgtcgctgaaaaatagTGCGGCGCATCCCTCCAAAGATTTTGTCTCCAagcttgctgctgctgctggactgAGCGTTTTAGAGACAGGGGAGGCAAAGAGACTCTCCAATCCTTCAAAGTCACAAGTTATACAATTGGCCAAACAACACTCCCTGGTGATACTGGATAGTCAGGAGCATGAAAATATGCAACAGGAGTTAAAGAAGTCGAAAGATGCTCTTAGCGAGCGTAGCCAACAGGTGGCAAAACTCGATTCTCAAGTTAAGCAGCTGCAAGAGCGAATTAACAGGCCGACAGTCGAATTTCTGCAGAGTGCTGCTGCCAGGCTTAATTTCGTCTTGGTGGCTAAGAATGAAAACGACAAAAAGGAAAACCAGCTGAAAGTCTCCTCTAAGCTCGAACAAGAAGTGTCCAAGTTAAAGTCACAGGTGGCAACATTGTCAGcaaagctcaaggagaCAGAAACTAGTGATTTCGCCAGATCGCAAGCTGCCAAATACGATCTTGTGGTCATGCCTATCTCTgaaaaaaagcaaaagGACGATGAACTCAGCCATTGCCAAAAGCAGTTGAGTGATAAGTCCAAGGTCCTGCAGacgatccagaaacaagTGCAGGAGCTGACAAAACAACTGACCGACACTagaaaagagctggacttgcagaaaaagaCCCCTCCTTCTCTCGAGGTCGCCCAGTCAGTTGTGACCAAAAGTGGGCTACTCTGTTTGTCGAAAGCAGAGTTAGACCAGCTTTCGCAAGCTAAATCACGTGAAACTGTCTATGTGGATGCTCCAAGTGAACCACACGACGCCAAAGATCGCACAatgaaagaagaagagttGAAGGAGCATGCCTCCAAGCTTGGATTCGCGCTTGTTCCTGTTGGACAGAAGAGACAACCCCAAAGATTGGACGTGCACAAGCTCAAAGAACTTGCCAAATCACACGGCTTGGAGACCATAGAAGCTTCCAAACTGCGAAAGCTTCAGGAGAGTAGCAAGATCGATCTTCCAACGCTTCATGCGGCCGCCAGATCTTTGGGCATGACCGTGGTTGATCCTAaagcagctccaaaaagagctgaCCTGAGCCAAGCAGCAGGCAAACTGGGTCTGAAACTCATGAGTTCATCAGAAATCGAAGCACTGAGGAAAAGGCCGATCACTTCAAAGGATCTCGCTGCCAAAGCTGCCGAACTTAAGCTCAAGCTTGTGCCTGAGAACGAACACGGCAACTTGAAGAAGCCCGTTCTTGATAGCGATCTCAAACAGATATGCAAGTCGAAAGGATACATGCTCATTCCAGAGTCCAAATTTGTGGCCACTACAGTTTCGAGGACTGTGGATGAGTCCAacatcgtcgtcgttccTTCCACCTACTACAATAAATTAATTAGAAGCCATGCCTGGTACAAAAACCACAAGACAGAAGTTGATGAAAGTGAGAAACCAGCCACGAcggttttggaagaggacgagccaAGTGTCTTGTCTGCAGAAGCTATTAGACAAAGACAGCCGCTGTCGCCTGGTATTTCAATGAGCCACCTAGCTAGACACGCCACCACGTCTACTGTTCAGACGACGGGCACTTTCAAGTTCACTAACCAGGAAATGATTGCCGCAATTACTCAAACGATCATTGGAGAATATCTTTATAAATACTACAGAAAGCTCGGTCCGCTGTCTTCTCTCTCTGAAGCCAGACACGAAAGATACTTCTGGATTCACCCTTACAGCCTTACGCTTTACTGGTCTGCTGCCAATCCTATACTTGGTGATCCATCCGAAAACAAAATCCGGGCCCTGGCGATTAGCAGTGTCGAGTCCGTTGAGGATAATAATCCACTACCTCCTGGATTGTACCACAAAAGCATTCTTGTTCACTCTGTCGACAGGACGATCAAAATTACCTGTCCGACCCAAAAGCGACACAGTATTTGGTTCAACTCGCTAAGATATTTGATCGACAGGAGTGTCGATGAAAACATAAACGAAGACCCAGAAAACCAGTACGAGATTTCTTACGCATTAGACGACCGCGTGGAAAACGAAAGAAATGGACGTGGGCAGCCGCCATCAAGAAGCCTGACGACGAAAGGACTGTTTGGCAACATCATGCCTGCCAAAAAGGACTAA
- a CDS encoding putative cell wall biogenesis protein phosphatase produces the protein MGSNHNVPDINHPEHPSTTIQTSGNKPRTIHVAHRRSPSELTTLMLEQFNLQRQLEIVQAQQQQILQQQQQFTQQTSYAQPGYSFPGVSAMPPPSNTPRHNRRASGNVNHGEQEHFQTVRGHRRAQSSVAPGTQQNYSKQDTRQQALGHTRRHSLGVSEAKRAAAEAQAQRSGQPLKTDSSPPSFKFPPDNDDDNYQVQGGHYRSKSNVSPQRSFQFPPRDNSQTLMPPPVNFGHERRQSGNYGFRTAPSDINGNWRKQQQPIPSQPPMSGFDSPFTPGHRARSSYGGSVSSLAQFNQSQNGQQRKSLFAPYLPQSSLPELISEGRLVTGVLRVNKKNRSDAYVSTDGLLDADIFICGSKDRNRALEGDLVAVELLVVDEVWSSKREKEEKKRRKDNIVASTDITDDFHNDASTSYSSSASSSAPADSATTETPPSTQSSSGLSRGSGSLNRRGSLKQRPTQKKNDDVEVEGQSLLLVEEEEISDDCKPLYAGHVVAVVDRIPGQLFSGTLGLLRPSQAAKERDNKDKDDQKQSNNSRPKIVWFKPTDKKVPLIAIPTEQVPKDFVQNHEKYADQVFIASIKRWPITSLHPFGTLVAQLGPMNDPEVEIDSILRDNNFLCDEYPEDEDKYVAELPDVTAALEDEHRRNFKDEYVIAFTQTGSFCDHALHVKVISETKIELGIHIVDITHFIKQGSGLDKRSKKRSHSVFLPQKTVHLFPGKVNDQISFKENKSSLAVSVVFEIDSTTFDIDDVWMGESVVTPKQKVDYSTMDEIINKTLSQTSEGINATSGYISTLALIAQGLRRRRLNNPELKIEPVLPLLDQLDDENVRLSLNIFDSYPSATVIDEIFHNVNAAVAQRIHAILGDRAFLRKYSIPTLTKFENYNKKAAHLGVSLDTTNAASFQNSLLRIEDPIKRSAIETILIKSMPRGKYVIAGKTDADSLNHYLFNLPVYTHFTAPLRRYSDIIVHRQLKAVLNDDIHNYKETLDSLKMNSDYCNFKKDCAKAAQEQAIHLLLCQTINEMSSESGQILTMGTVIQVYESSFDVLLPEFGIEKRVHGDQLPLQKAEFDKSARVLELHWEPGVDSATYIPDDEKEPLSYRSSIKNKYRSPSSTAAKSQSKSALENGGLISAELAKKLEELNIKPPKVTVPTQKTTAQRPVASSVKSVPETSPIGTLERNASDPQTSLSTAMASLSTESQVDHDPALAPYLSDCITRVENDSYIQEIRELKQVPILLRSEVGMALPCLTVRTLNPFSAVKRE, from the exons ATGGGTTCCAATCACAATGTGCCGGATATAAACCATCCGGAACACCCATCCACAACTATCCAGACGTCCGGAAATAAACCAAGAACCATCCATGTGGCTCACAGACGCTCTCCCAGCGAGCTCACTACATTGATGC TGGAACAATTTAATTTGCAGCGTCAGCTTGAAATTGTTCAGGCccagcaacagcagatacttcagcaacaacagcaatTCACCCAGCAGACGAGCTATGCTCAACCTGGCTACAGTTTTCCGGGCGTGTCCGCCATGCCCCCACCTTCGAACACCCCAAGGCACAATAGGAGGGCCTCTGGAAACGTTAATCATGGCGAACAGGAACACTTCCAAACTGTCCGAGGTCACAGAAGAGCTCAATCATCTGTTGCACCTGGCACCCAGCAAAACTATAGCAAACAAGATACTCGACAGCAGGCTCTTGGCCACACCAGGAGGCATTCGCTCGGGGTCTCGGAAGCCAAGCGGGCTGCCGCAGAGGCACAGGCTCAACGGTCTGGACAGCCGTTGAAAACCGATTCTTCCCCTCcttctttcaaattccCTCCAGATAATGATGACGACAACTACCAAGTGCAAGGTGGTCATTACAGGTCCAAATCGAACGTGTCCCCTCAGAGATCCTTCCAATTTCCTCCAAGAGATAACTCTCAAACGTTGATGCCTCCTCCAGTCAACTTTGGCCATGAAAGACGCCAGTCCGGTAATTACGGTTTTAGAACTGCTCCGTCTGACATCAATGGCAATTGGAGAAAGCAGCAACAACCGATACCTTCCCAGCCACCAATGTCTGGATTTGATTCTCCATTCACACCAGGACACAGAGCGAGGTCTTCATACGGTGGGTCTGTGTCTTCCCTGGCACAGTTCAACCAATCCCAGAACGGCCAGCAAAGAAAATCTCTTTTTGCTCCTTATCTTCCTCAAAGCTCTCTTCCAGAGCTGATCAGTGAGGGAAGACTGGTCACGGGTGTTCTTAGGGTGAACAAGAAGAATAGGTCGGATGCATATGTTTCCACAGATGGACTGCTAGATGCAGACATTTTCATTTGTGGCTCCAAAGACAGAAATAGAGCTCTAGAAGGCGACTTggttgctgttgagcttcttgttgtcgaCGAGGTGTGGTCTTCCAAACGggagaaggaggaaaaaaagagaagaaaggaTAATATTGTTGCATCCACAGACATTACAGACGATTTCCACAACGACGCAAGCACCAGCTACTCGTCTTCGGCATCTTCGAGCGCACCAGCAGACTCGGCTACAACGGAAACTCCACCGTCAACCCAATCCTCTTCAGGTCTCAGCCGTGGATCCGGGTCTTTGAACAGAAGAGGATCTTTGAAGCAACGGCCTAcccagaagaagaacgacGATGTAGAAGTTGAAGGACAGTCCTTGttgctggtggaggaagaggaaatCAGCGACGACTGCAAACCTTTATATGCTGGTCATGTGGTCGCTGTTGTGGACAGGATTCCTGGCCAACTTTTCTCTGGTACCTTGGGGCTTTTGAGACCATCTCAGGCCGCCAAGGAAAGGGACAATAAAGATAAAGACGATCAAAAGCAATCTAACAATTCCAGGCCAAAGATAGTCTGGTTCAAGCCTACAGACAAGAAAGTTCCTCTCATTGCTATTCCCACTGAACAAGTACCAAAAGACTTTGTTCAGAACCACGAGAAATACGCAGATCAGGTGTTTATTGCATCCATCAAGAGATGGCCAATCACCTCATTGCATCCATTTGGAACACTGGTCGCACAATTAGGTCCTATGAATGACCCAGAGGTCGAGATCGATTCAATTCTTAGAGACAATAATTTTCTCTGCGACGAGTATCCAGAGGATGAAGACAAGTACGTTGCTGAGCTGCCGGACGTGACTGCAGCACTGGAAGATGAGCATAGAAGAAATTTCAAGGACGAGTATGTGATTGCCTTCACACAGACAGGTTCTTTCTGTGATCATGCTCTTCATGTCAAGGTCATTTCGGAAACCAAGATCGAGTTGGGTATCCACATTGTGGACATTACACACTTCATCAAGCAAGGATCTGGGTTGGACAAACGATCAAAGAAACGGTCTCATTCTGTGTTTTTACCTCAAAAAACTGTCCATCTGTTTCCTGGAAAAGTCAACGATCAgatttctttcaaagagaacAAGAGTAGCTTGGCTGTTTCGGttgtctttgaaattgaCTCCACCACCTTTGATATTGACGATGTTTGGATGGGAGAGTCAGTGGTGACTCCTAAGCAGAAAGTAGACTATTCTACcatggacgagatcatcaacaagacTCTGAGCCAAACCAGTGAAGGCATCAATGCAACTTCTGGATACATTTCAACATTGGCACTGATTGCTCAAGGGttgagaagaagacgaCTGAACAATCCTGAACTGAAAATTGAGCCAGTTTTGCCATTGCTTGACCAActtgacgacgaaaacgtGAGATTGTCTTTGAACATTTTCGATAGTTACCCCTCAGCAACGGTGATTGACGAGATTTTCCACAATGTCAATGCTGCCGTTGCGCAAAGAATTCATGCAATTCTAGGAGACAGAGCATTTCTGAGAAAATACTCGATTCCAACACTTACAAAATTCGAGAACTATAACAAGAAAGCAGCTCATCTGGGTGTGAGTCTTGACACCACGAACGCTGCTTCATTCCAGAACTCCTTACTCAGAATTGAAGATCCGATCAAACGGTCTGCTATTGAAACTATATTGATCAAATCCATGCCAAGAGGAAAATACGTCATTGCTGGCAAAACAGACGCAGACAGTCTAAATCACTATCTCTTCAATCTACCAGTTTACACGCATTTCACTGCACCATTGAGAAGGTATTCAGACATCATTGTCCACAGACAGTTGAAAGCTGTTCTCAATGACGATATTCATAACTACAAGGAAACCTTGGACTCACTCAAGATGAACAGCGATTATTGTAACTTCAAGAAGGATTGTGCCAAAGCTGCACAGGAGCAGGCTATCCATTTGCTTCTCTGCCAGACAATCAATGAAATGAGCTCTGAATCTGGCCAAATCTTGACGATGGGAACTGTCATCCAAGTTTATGAGTCCTCATTCGATGTTCTGCTTCCAGAATTCGGCATTGAAAAACGTGTTCACGGCGATCAACTTCCATTGCAAAAAGCCGAGTTTGACAAATCCGCTCGCGTGTTAGAGTTACACTGGGAGCCAGGTGTCGACTCAGCAACGTATATTCCggacgacgaaaaggagCCACTCTCTTACAGATCATCGATCAAGAACAAGTATCGCTCGCCATCAAGTACTGCAGCCAAATCTCAGAGTAAATCGGCCTTGGAGAACGGAGGCCTTATTTCTGCTGAACTAGCCAAAAAACTAGAGGAACTGAATATCAAGCCTCCGAAGGTCACAGTTCCTACTCAGAAAACCACTGCTCAGAGACCAGTGGCAAGCAGTGTGAAGAGCGTTCCCGAAACTTCGCCAATTGGAACTCTGGAGAGAAATGCCTCCGACCCACAGACAAGTCTTTCCACCGCGATGGCATCGTTATCGACAGAGAGTCAGGTTGACCATGACCCTGCTCTCGCTCCATATCTTAGCGACTGTATCACCAGAGTCGAGAACGATAGTTACATCCAAGAGATCAGAGAACTCAAGCAAGTACCTATTCTGCTGCGGTCTGAAGTGGGAATGGCCCTGCCTTGTTTGACCGTGAGAACATTAAATCCTTTCTCTGCCGTGAAGAGGGAGTGA